A single Cryptococcus neoformans var. grubii H99 chromosome 7, complete sequence DNA region contains:
- a CDS encoding RAN protein kinase, giving the protein MSTSANPLHVAGGSPQFIDGGYIELVAVIGTGAYGVVYLAVDSRYPQPVYRAIKCMRRSGLDERQKHFQRREMGLHRLASGHPSIITMDRIFEEGDYIYVVMDYGDEGDLFSMITDKKRYVGDNELIRNVFLQLLDGVTWMHSLGISHRDIKPENIVCSQDGTRVRICDFGLATSEERSSEFGCGSTFYIAPECLGDWFPENKTYPTRSGDIWSLGVILVNLVCGRNPWRIASPSDESFNSYLADPHFLRKILPVSDECLYILTQIFTVHPEERITLPVLRQLVSKVETFSMSVDELRHAHISAQQKIAATQPPVLLSLPKEDDSWSEQEELFAYDDDLETPSLRSDSDSPRYPLCLSPTTSSNGESLPPTPNLIPDECITFAHQPQSPQFWEYVPKATFEYEHNQRSTDVHIKGSSLFTYNSAPTTYAQ; this is encoded by the exons ATGTCAACGTCCGCCAACCCTTTACACGTTGCCGGTGGATCACCGCAGTTCATTGATGGTGGTTATATCGAGCTCGTTGCTGTTATCGGTACTGGCGCCTACGGTGTCGTCTATCTCGCCGTTGACTCAAGATATCCGCAACCTGTATACCGGGCGATCAAATGCATGCGAAGAAGCGGTCTTGATGAGCGTCAAAAGCACTTTCAACGGCGAGAAATGGGTCTTCACCGTCTCGCGTCAGGGCATCCCAGCATCATCACGATGGACAGAAtatttgaagaaggtgattATATCTATGTTGTCATGGACTacggagatgaaggagaccTTTTCTCTATGATTACCGACAAGAAAAGA TATGTCGGCGACAATGAACTCATCCGCAATGTCTTCCTACAACTTCTTGATGGAGTTACCTGGATGCACTCTCTCGGTATCAGTCATCGTGACATTAAGCCTGAGAACATAGTATGCTCTCAGGACGGTACCCGAGTACGCATCTGTGACTTCGGTTTGGCGACGTCAGAGGAGCGCTCGAGCGAGTTTGGTTGTGGTTCGACTTTTTACATCGCACCTG AATGTCTTGGAGACTGGTTCCCCGAGAACAAAACCTATCCTACTCGTTCCGGCGATATTTGGTCCCTCGGCGTCATTCTCGTCAATCTTGTTTGCGGGCGCAACCCTTGGCGAATTGCCTCTCCTTCCGATGAATCGTTCAACTCTTACCTGGCTGACCCCCATTTCCTCCGTAAAATCCTTCCTGTTTCCGACGAGTGTCTCTACATCCTCACCCAGATATTCACGGTGCACCCTGAAGAGCGCATTACTCTACCTGTCCTGCGTCAGCTTGTTTCGAAGGTCGAGACTTTCAGCATGTCAGTGGACGAGCTTCGTCATGCCCACATTTCCGCCCAGCAGAAGATTGCCGCGACGCAGCCTCCCGTTTTGCTGTCACTTCCAAAGGAAGACGACAGCTGGTCggagcaagaagagctCTTTGcatatgatgatgacctGGAGACTCCGTCGTTGCGAAGCGATTCCGATTCACCACGATACCCTCTTTGTCTTTCCCCTACCACCTCATCCAACGGGGAATCATTACCACCGACACCCAATCTCATCCCCGACGAATGTATTACATTCGCTCACCAGCCGCAATCTCCTCAATTTTGGGAATACGTTCCCAAAGCAACGTTCGAATATGAGCACAACCAACGTTCTACCGATGTTCATATCAAAGGCTCTTCTTTGTTTACCTACAATTCCGCACCGACCACATATGCTCAATAA